In Gouania willdenowi chromosome 15, fGouWil2.1, whole genome shotgun sequence, one DNA window encodes the following:
- the LOC114477148 gene encoding zinc finger protein ZIC 5-like, with protein MKRAAVAVVTRHNGLVFPLGNNNSRAASIASPAQRGAVSGDPGPVPGGMDGLLLDFSKGPALKAELECRWTEFSPRTPTVCRLTFSSMHELVDHVTSEHVAAGLESLSHVCMWDACARGGKAFKAKYKLINHIRVHTGEKPFTCAFPNCGKMFARSENLKIHTRTHTGEKPFQCEFCERRFANSSDRKKHSQVHTASKPYDCKALGCTKSYTHPSSLRKHMKVHVKSSPTSEHQDLYHSLPLPHQALLQPHLANANLYFPHLANQQLDLDLDLSSANQEDTKFLLRSSSPAAMPLDLSLSGLKKEPSCRAPRRSQRSVNPALPQLSNIKEWYVCTRTTEPHPLLDPAHIKSEPSDEDEYVT; from the exons GCTGGGGAACAACAACTCCCGGGCAGCGAGCATCGCCTCTCCGGCCCAGCGGGGAGCCGTCAGCGGGGACCCGGGGCCGGTACCGGGCGGGATGGACGGCCTGCTGCTGGATTTCTCCAAAGGCCCGGCCCTCAAAGCGGAGCTGGAGTGCAGATGGACGGAGTTcagcccccgcacacccaccgTCTGCAGGCTAACTTTCAGCTCCATGCACGAGCTGGTGGACCACGTCACCAGCGAGCACGTAGCGGCGGGACTCGAGAGCCTCAGTCACGTCTGCATGTGGGACGCGTGCGCGCGCGGAGGCAAGGCGTTCAAAGCCAAATACAAACTCATCAACCATATCCGCGTGCACACCGGGGAGAAGCCCTTCACGTGCGCATTCCCCAACTGCGGCAAGATGTTCGCGCGCTCCGAGAACCTCAAGatccacacacgcacgcacacgg gggAGAAACCATTCCAGTGTGAGTTCTGTGAGAGACGTTTTGCCAACAGCAGCGACCGTAAGAAGCACTCCCAGGTCCACACGGCGTCCAAACCCTACGACTGTAAAGCCCTGGGCTGCACCAAGTCCTACACCCACCCCAGCTCTCTGAGGAAACACATGAAGGTCCACGTGAAGTCCTCTCCTACCTCTGAGCACCAGGACCTCTAccactccctccccctcccccaccaGGCCCTGCTCCAGCCACACCTGGCCAACGCTAACCTCTACTTCCCACATCTGGCCAACCAGCagctggacctggacctggacctgagCTCGGCCAATCAGGAGGACACTAAGTTCCTGCTGAGGAGCTCCTCCCCAGCAGCCATGCCTCTGGACCTGTCACTGTCAGGGTTAAAGAAGGAGCCCAGCTGCAGGGCCCCTCGCAGGAGCCAGCGCTCCGTCAACCCCGCCTTACCTCAGCTGTCTAACATTAAGGAGTGGTACGTCTGCACCAGGACTACAGAACCACACCCCCTCCTGGACCCAGCTCACATCAAATCAGAACCTAGCGATGAAGACGAGTACGTCACGTAG